Within Acidimicrobiia bacterium, the genomic segment CGTCGTCAGCATCGCCTCCACGCGATTCGCGTAGTCGGCCTTCCACGCGTCGTCGCCCGTCGTCGTGGTGCTCGTCGCGGTGCCCGTGCCGGTCGTGCTGCGCCGCGTCGTCGGTGCGAGGTAGTCGTTGGCGCCGATGATGAAGACGGCGATCTCCGGGTTCAGGCGCGCCATCTCCTTCTCTGCCTGCCTGGGCCAGTCGAAGAAGGTCGGGTTGGTGAGGCCGCTCGACACGCGTGAGTCGAAGTAGGGCTGGACCACGCCGGTGGCGCCCGCGATCGTCCCGAGTGACGGACCGAGCGATCCGGCGAGCGAGTCGCCGCCGACCCAGAGTCGGAGCGGGTCGGGGTCGGTGAGCGGGGAGCGACACGGGCGACCCGGCAGGGTGGTCGTGGTCGACGACGAGGTCGTGGCACTGGGCTCTGCGCGCACCGCGCCGGCGAGGGTGGGACGGTCGCCGCCGCCGAAGCGGACCGTCTCGGTGGCGAGGAGGCCGAAGCCGGCTGCGATCACGATTGCGGCCGCCAGCGTCACGATGCGACGCTTCCGGTCCTGCCTTCGCCAGACGCGACGATCGCGTCGGCTGGGGCCAGGGTCGCCGCCGCCAGGGTCGCCGAGGTCGTGGTCGGGCATCAGGAAGGTCGCCGTGATCGGGAGGCCGGCGACCGCCGGATGGTATCCGGCAACCGAGCGAGTTTCCCGCCGCGTCGCTCGCCTCCCGAACCAGAGGCGAACGCCCGCGGCGCAGGTATCCTGCGCCGCAGTGGAGCCGTGGCCTGAGCGGCCCGGCGCACGCGAGCGAGCGTGAGCGGAGAAGATGGCGACCCATGAACGGCCGTTCGGGCGGCACTTCGAGGATTTCGAGCCCGGCGACGTGTACAAGCACTGGCCGGGCAGGACGATCACCGAAGCCGACGACCACCTCTTCTGCTTGATCACGATGAACCACCATCCGCTGCACCTCGACGAGTGGTACGCGGAGACGCAGACACAGTTCGGGAAGAACGTGGTGGTGGGCAACCTCGTGTACTCGTTGGTCCTCGGTATGAGCGTGCCCGACGTGAGCGGCGCCGCGATCGCGAACCTCGAAGTGGAGGCGCTCCGTCACGAGCGCCCGACGTTCCACGGCGACACGATCTACGCAGAGACGAAGGTGCTCGAGAAGCGCGCTTCGGAGAGCCGCCCCGACCGTGGCGTGGTCACGGTGGAAACGCGCGGCTTCAACCAGCGCGGTGAAGAGGTCTGTTACTTCCGCCGGAAGGTGATGGTGCACAAGCGCGAGGCGGCTCCGGCCCGCCGGCGGCCCTACACGTCACCCGAGTAGCCCACACCGATGACGACGGGTTGCGACTTCTGCTCGATCGTCGCCGGCGAGGTCGCCGCACACTTCGTGCTCGACACGTCGAGCGTCGTGGCCTTCCTCGATCACCGCCCGCTCTTCGCCGGTCACACGCTCGTGCTCCCACGCGAGCACGTGCCGACCCTGCGCGACCTGCCCGACTCACTCCGTGACGAGCTCTTCGCCCAGACCCAGGCAGTCGCCGCGGCCGTGCAGGACGCGATGGGCGCCCAGGGCTCGTTCGTCGCCCTGAACAACGTGGTGAGCCAGAGCGTGCCGCACGTGCACGTGCACGCCGTTCCCCGGAACCGCAGGGACGGCCTTCGGGGCTTCTTCTGGCCCCGCACGAAGTATGGGAGCGAGGAGGAGATGGCGGCGTGCGCGGTGGCGATCCGGGCTGCCCTTGCCAAGGGCGCAACGATGTAATACTGTAATCACATGACCGATCAGGCAGCGCAGCAGTCACCGAGCACCGGCACCACACCCCAGGGCGGCAAGCTGAAGGGCTGGTTTGCCGGGCGCCTTCCTAACGGCTGGTTCACCGCTCCCCCGGAGGTCACCTACGACCGCGACGAGATCCTGGTGTGGGGGGCCCTGGCCGAACCCGACGCCGGCAAGGACGCCGACGACACGACGAAGGCCGCGGCACGGCACGCCCGGATCCAGGGATTCCGCGAGGACACCCGCCAATCCAGGATGGGCATCGCCGACGAAGCAGAGGCGAGGTTCGGGCGCAAGGTGGCCTGGGCCGCGCGGTGCGGCGACCAGGAAGAGCTCTTCACCACGATGAGCGTGCCGGTGATGACGCGCCTCCGTATGCCGGAGCGGCAGGTGCTCGACACTCTGGTCGACGCCGGCGTCGCGCGCAGCCGCAGCCACGCGCTCGCATGGTGTGTGCGCCTCGTCGGTGACCACGAAGCCGACTGGATCACGCAACTCCGTGACGCGCTCGTGCACGTGCAGAAGGTGCGCGACGAAGGTCCGCAACAGGCGTAACCGCCGGCTGGCGCGGCCTTCCTCGCAGGCTCATGATGAGAGGTGATGGAGCCGGTCATCCGCACCGAGAAGCTCACCAAGGTGTACCCCAACGGTGTGCGAGCGGTCGAGAATCTCGACCTCGAGGTGCAGCGCGGCGAGATCTTCGGGTTCCTCGGGCCCAACGGCGCCGGCAAGACCACCACCGTCGGCATGCTCACAACGCGAGTGATCCCCACCAGCGGTCGCGCGTTCGTGGGCGGCGTCGACGTGGTCGCGCACCCCACTGCGGCCAAGCAGGTGATCGGCGTCGTTCCCCAGACGAACACGCTCGACCGTTCACTCGACTTATGGGAGAACCTCTACTTCCACGGACGGTTCTTCTCGATGCCCGCCGCCACCGCGAAGGCGGAAGCCACGCGCTTGCTCGAGCGTTTCCGTCTGGCCGACCGCGCGCACGATCGAATCGAATCCCTCTCGGGCGGCATGGCGCAACGCCTGATGGTGGCGCGGGCGATCATGCACCGGCCCGCGACGCTCTTCCTCGACGAACCCACCGCAGGGCTCGATCCGCAGAGCCGCATCGCAGTCTGGGAGATCCTGCGCGAGCTTCACGGCGACGGTCAGACGATCATGATGAACACTCACTACATGGAAGAGGCCGACAATCTCTGTGATCGCGTCGCGATCATCGACCGCGGGCACCTGCTCGCACTGGGAAGCCCCGCCGAGCTCAAGCGGACCGTCGGCGCCGACACGGTGGTCACGATCTCGGCGGCAGGCGACCTCGACGCACTTGCCCGCGCGCTCACCGCCGACTTGCCCGACGTTCAGCGTGTTGATCGCGTCGACAGCACCGTCCGAGTCTCGGTGCGCGGGAGTGAGGGTGTCTTGCCTGCAGTGTTCACCGCCGCCGAGCGGCGCGGCTTCGACGTCACCGATCTTTCGGTCGCCGAGCCGTCGCTCGAGACGGTGTTCATCAACCTCACCGGAAAGGACCTCCGCGAATGACCGCCACGTCCACCACTCGCGCCACGCTCGCCCCCACCTGCAGCCCAGTTGCCGCGGCACGCACGGCGTTCGCCGCGTTGCTCATGCGCGACCTCGTTGTCGTGCGCAAGACGTGGAAGGAGGTCGTCCCGCGGTCGCTGATGCAGCCGTTCCTGCTCGTCTTCGTGTTCGCCTACGTGTTCCCGAAGATCGGCCAAGGGATCGGCGGACGGCTGGGTGAGACTGATTTCTCCACGTTGCTCGTGGCGGGAGTGGTCGGGCTGGCGATCATGTTCCAGGGCATCCAGTCGGTCGCGATCCCGATGGTGCAGGAGTTCGGGTACACCCGGGAGATCGAGGACCGCGTGCAAGCGCCGTTGCCGGTGTCGCTGCTCGCGGTGGAGAAGGCGGTCGCGGGTGCAGTGAACGGGCTGTTCGCGGCGGTGCTCGTGTTCCCGATCGCGGCGATCGTGCCTGCCACTCCGGTCAACCTCAACGTGAACTGGCTCGAGCTGCTCACGATCGTGCCCATCGGGTGCTACATGTGCGGCGCGCTCGGGCTCACATTCGGCACGCGGTTCGAGCCGCGCACCGTGCCGATGTTGTTCGGCATCTTCGTGCTCCCGATCACGTTCCTCGGCGCCGTCTACTACAGCTGGTCGACGCTCGAGCCGGTCCGGTGGGTCCAGATCCTCGTGCTGGCGAACCCGCTCGTGTATCTGTGCGAAGGCCTGCGCGCCGCGCTCACGACCAGCCCGCACATGAGCTTGTGGGCGGTCTATCCCGCGATGCTGGGGTTCTCCGCGTTGTTTACCTGGCTCGGGATCAACGGCTTCAAGAAGCGCGTGCTGAGCTGACCGGCGGCCGGACGGAGAGCCCGCCGGTTACGGGGGTATTGTGCAACTGTGTCGCCAGCGACGCATGTCACATTCTGGGGGGTTCGCGGATCTACTCCGTGTGACGGCCACCAGTTCGATCGCTACGGCGGAAATACGTCGTGCGTAGAGATCGCGGCCGCCGGCCACGACCCGATGATCTTCGACCTCGGCACCGGGCTGCGCAACTACGGCGAGCAGCTCGCACGCGAGGGGCGCCTCCCGGGTTACCACGCGACGGTGCTGCTCTCGCACCTCCACTGGGACCACATCCAGGGGCTCCCGTTCTTCGCGCCGATGGCTGCGGGCGGCGGCACGATCGAGGTGTACGGCCCGGAGCAGGCGGAAGGCCCGCTCGACGTGGTGTTCGACGGCGTGATGCGACCGCCCTACTTCCCGATTCGCGCTGACGAACTGCGGGGCGCGGTCTCGTTCGAGGGTGTCGGCAGGGACGACTTCCCGCTCAACGGCGCGAAGGTACGCTCACGTTGGGTGCGTCACACCGACCCCACGCTCGGGTTCCGGGTCGAGGTGGAGGGCGTGTCGGTCGCATACCTTTCCGATCACGGCCCGGGCACGGTCCCCGACGACCCCGACGACTTCGTCCCGACCGACGTGCTCGAGCTCTGTGACGGCGTCGACCTGCTTATCCACGACGCGCAGCACACCACCGACGAGTACGAGCTGAAGCGCAACTGGGGCCACTGCACGATCGAGTACGCGATCCATGTCGCGCGCGAAGCGGGCGCACGCGAGCTCGCATTGTTCCACCACTGTCCGTCGCACGGCGACGACAGAGTCGACGAGATCCTGCGCGACGCGCGCGACTTCTCGGCGCGGATCGGCGGGCCCGAGGTGTTCGCGGCCGCCGACAGCATGCAACACCTGGTGCTGCCGCGCTCGGCGCGCAGTGCCTGACGAGATCGTCACTCCCGACGATCGTCGCTTCCGCGATGTGTTCGGTCACTTCGCAACCGGTGTGACCATCATCACCGCGATGGACGGCGACGAGCCAGTGGGCATGGCCGCCAACTCTTTTACGTCGCTGTCGCTCGATCCGCCACTAGTGCTCTTCTGCGTCGCGCACTCGTCCACCACGTGGCCGCGGATCGAGCAGGCGCGCAAGTTCGCCGTCAACATCCTGGGCGAGGAGCACGAGGAGCTGTCGCGCCTGTTCGCCCAACGCGGCGCCGACCGCTTCGGGGTGACGCCCTGGCACCGTGGCGTGTCGGGATCACCGGTACTCGACGAGGCCATCGCCTACATGGACTGCGAGTTCGAGGCGGAGTACCCCGGTGGCGATCACAAGATCATCGTCGGCAGCGTGCTCGACCTCGACATGCGCGAAGACGCCCGCCCCCTCCTCTTCTTCCGCGGCACGTACTTACGAATTGGCGACCCCTGAGACGCAACTGGCGTCGTTGGAGTCGGTTATACCGACTCCAACGACGCCGGTTCGAAGACCACGGCGGGTTCGAGGCGGTGTGCGAAGCGGCGGAGGGTGCGGAGGAGCGCGGCGCCGGTGATCAGGATGAGCAGCGCGTTCGTGATCGCGGCCGCGGCGTCCCAGCCGAGCGACGTCGCGACGTAGAACGACCAGTAGCGGTGGAGCGTCTCGGTGAAGCCGAGGCCAGGATGCCAGTCGAGCGCGCCGCCACGCGCGAACGGCCAGAACCACAAGTTCATGATCGCCCCGTAGACGAACCCCCAGATCCAGCCGTACGCGGCGAGGGCGAGCACTTCCGCGCGCGGTCGCAGCCGAGCGGTCCACAGGCCGACGAGCCCGGCGAGCCCGCCCATCCACGCCAGCGCCAGCATCTGGAACGGCAGCCACGGTCCGATCCCACCGGTGATCACGGCCGACACTGTCATCGAGCACAGCCCGAGCAGCAGCCCGAAGCGCGGGCCGAAGGCCGCGCCGGCGAGCACGATGAGGAAGAAGATCCCGCTGCCGCCGCCCGGGAGGTCGAGGAGCCGGAGCAGTCCCGCGCACGCCGACAGCATGCCGAGAATCGCGACGGTCGCGCCGTTCATCGTGCCGCGCCGAACCTCGAGCGCGACCGCGACGATGACGAGCGCACCAACGAGCGCGGCCACGAGCGGCGCGTCGCCGCTGTGGGCCTGGCTCGAGAACGCAGTGGCCGGGAGCCAGAACGGGTAGAGGAACGCCGCCGCGCCCAGCACGACCATGAGCACGTATACGAGCAACGGGCGCGCGTGTCTTGTGATCACTGCTCCGTCCTCGGCGTCGCGACTTCCCGTTCGACTTCCTCGACCGTGAGGAACGGTGGCAGGACCCGCAGCACTTGGGGCGCGAACAGCGACCCGGCGAGCACATGGCGCGCGTTCCCTTCGGCGACGACGTCACCGTCGCCGAGCACGACGGCGCGTGTCGCGCAGCGCGCCGCGAGCTCCACATCGTGCGTCGCGAGCACCACCGCGCCGCCGCCGCGCGCGTGCAGCCCGACGGCGCGGTCGAGCGCGGCTCGTGACGACGCGTCCATGCCGCGCGTGGGCTCGTCGAGCAGCAGCACCGGCGCACCACCGACCGCGACCGCGGCGATCGCGATGCGCTGGCGTTCGCCGCCCGACAGGCTGCGCGGGTGACGCGACGCGAGGTCGTGCAGGCCGAGCGCGTCGAGCCAGCGGTCGACGTCGCCGTGATCGTGGGTGCCGAGCAGCCGCAGCGTCTCCTCGATCTCGCGGCGGACGGTGGGCTCGAAGAGCAGCGCGTTCGGGTTCTGGGGGACGTACGCGGCTCGTGCACCGTCGGCAAGGGTCACACGGCCGCCCGCCGGATCCAGCAGACCGGCGAGGACCCGGAGCAACGTGGACTTGCCCGAACCGTTCCGCCCGAGCAGCGCGACCACGTCGCCGCGATGCAGGTCGACGGTGACGTCGCGGAGGACCATCCGCCCACCGAGCTCTGCGCGCAGGCCTCGCGCCGAGAGCAGCAGTTCGCCTGGTGCGCTGGTCGAAGGCTCGACGGGATCAGGGAGCTCGACGGGCATTCGCGCCGCCCATCCGCGCGCGTCGCGCACGGTGAGCGGGGGAGGGTCCCAGCCGAGCACGCGACCGAGCCGCGTCACACTCGGTGCGCCGGGGTAGTCGGCGAGCACGACGCCGGGAGCACCGGGCGTGCCCACACTTCCGCCCTCGACGATCACGGTACGGTCGGCGAGCGGAGCGGCGCGCTCGAGCCGGTGCTCCGCGAGCAGCACGGTGGTGCCGAGGTCGGCGTTGAGACGGGTGAGCGCGCCGAGTACGTCGTCGGCACCCTGCGGGTCGAGCTGCGACGTGGGCTCGTCGAGCACGAGAGCCGAGGGCGCCGCGGCGAGAGCGCCCGCGATCACACACCGTTGCTGCTCACCGCCGGAAAGTGTGGAGGGATCACGGTCGCGCAGGTGTGCGATCCCGAGCGCGTCGAGCGTTTCCTCCACGCGTCGCCGCATGGCTTCGGGCGCGAAGCCCAGGTTCTCGAGCACGAACGCCACATCGCGTTCCACGTGGTCGACGACGAACTGCGATTCAGGGTCTTGCGCGACAAAGCCGACGACGTCGGCGAGCTCGCGCGGGTGGTGCGAGCGCGTGGAGCGTCCGAACACGACGACCTCGCCTGCGAACCGGCCACCACTCGAGTGCGGGACGAGGCCGTTCACGCAGCGCAGCAGCGTGCTCTTCCCCGAGCCCGACGTGCCGACCACCAGGAGGAGCTCGCCGGGCTCGACGTCGAGGTCGGCGTGGGCGAGCGCGGCACCCGGCGTGTCCGGGTACGCGTACGACACCCCCCGCATCGAGATCGCGCTCATGGCCTGATCCAGGAGCGTGCGACGACGGGTACCAGCAAGGGGAGCAGCGTGAGCGTGGGAACCAGGTGCAGCGCGGGCCAGCGCAGCGGGCTCGCGTACCAGAACAGGCTGCTGTCGCCCACGATCGAAAGGAGCGCGAGGCCCGCCGGCGCAAGCAGCACTGCGCCCGCGACGGTCCAGTCGGCGAGCGACATACGACGCGGCCTGTAACGCGCGCGCTGTTCTTCCGACGACGCGAGCACTACGGCTGCCGCGAGACCGATCGTGCCGGCGAGGCCGAGCACTGCGGCCAGCGTACGGCGCTCGCCGATGAGAGCAACGAACGCGCCCCCGAGTGCGAGGAGCGACGCCACTCCCCACCATCCCGCCACACGGTCGCGTGGCCCCGCGCCGACGCGCGCGAACCCGCGCGCGTCCATCGACTCCGCCAACGTCACCGCGCGCTCCATCCCCAGCTCGAGTACCGGCACGGTCTGTCGGAGCAGCCTGCCCCGCCGGACGACGCGCCCTCCGGTGCGGGCGCGATCAGCGTCGCGCACGTCGCCGATCGCGGCGAGGGTCGACGGCACGAACGCGAGCGCGACCACCACGACCAATCCGACCTCGTAGAACGCGCGCGGGGTGGACTGCACCAGCTCCGAGTGTGTGACCACGCCGTTGAACGCGCCGAAGACCGCCATCACGCCGACGATCGCGAAGCCTTCGGCGAGCGACTGCAGCATCACGGTGAGCTCCACGGTTCCCCCGACCGTGAACCCTCCCAGCATCTCCGGGAGCACGAACTGGGGCGTGGTGAACAAAACGTGGCCGAGCCCATGGGTGGTGGCCACGGTGAGGAGCATCC encodes:
- a CDS encoding MaoC family dehydratase, with protein sequence MATHERPFGRHFEDFEPGDVYKHWPGRTITEADDHLFCLITMNHHPLHLDEWYAETQTQFGKNVVVGNLVYSLVLGMSVPDVSGAAIANLEVEALRHERPTFHGDTIYAETKVLEKRASESRPDRGVVTVETRGFNQRGEEVCYFRRKVMVHKREAAPARRRPYTSPE
- a CDS encoding HIT family protein, which translates into the protein MTTGCDFCSIVAGEVAAHFVLDTSSVVAFLDHRPLFAGHTLVLPREHVPTLRDLPDSLRDELFAQTQAVAAAVQDAMGAQGSFVALNNVVSQSVPHVHVHAVPRNRRDGLRGFFWPRTKYGSEEEMAACAVAIRAALAKGATM
- a CDS encoding ATP-binding cassette domain-containing protein codes for the protein MEPVIRTEKLTKVYPNGVRAVENLDLEVQRGEIFGFLGPNGAGKTTTVGMLTTRVIPTSGRAFVGGVDVVAHPTAAKQVIGVVPQTNTLDRSLDLWENLYFHGRFFSMPAATAKAEATRLLERFRLADRAHDRIESLSGGMAQRLMVARAIMHRPATLFLDEPTAGLDPQSRIAVWEILRELHGDGQTIMMNTHYMEEADNLCDRVAIIDRGHLLALGSPAELKRTVGADTVVTISAAGDLDALARALTADLPDVQRVDRVDSTVRVSVRGSEGVLPAVFTAAERRGFDVTDLSVAEPSLETVFINLTGKDLRE
- a CDS encoding ABC transporter permease codes for the protein MTATSTTRATLAPTCSPVAAARTAFAALLMRDLVVVRKTWKEVVPRSLMQPFLLVFVFAYVFPKIGQGIGGRLGETDFSTLLVAGVVGLAIMFQGIQSVAIPMVQEFGYTREIEDRVQAPLPVSLLAVEKAVAGAVNGLFAAVLVFPIAAIVPATPVNLNVNWLELLTIVPIGCYMCGALGLTFGTRFEPRTVPMLFGIFVLPITFLGAVYYSWSTLEPVRWVQILVLANPLVYLCEGLRAALTTSPHMSLWAVYPAMLGFSALFTWLGINGFKKRVLS
- a CDS encoding MBL fold metallo-hydrolase; this encodes MIFDLGTGLRNYGEQLAREGRLPGYHATVLLSHLHWDHIQGLPFFAPMAAGGGTIEVYGPEQAEGPLDVVFDGVMRPPYFPIRADELRGAVSFEGVGRDDFPLNGAKVRSRWVRHTDPTLGFRVEVEGVSVAYLSDHGPGTVPDDPDDFVPTDVLELCDGVDLLIHDAQHTTDEYELKRNWGHCTIEYAIHVAREAGARELALFHHCPSHGDDRVDEILRDARDFSARIGGPEVFAAADSMQHLVLPRSARSA
- a CDS encoding flavin reductase family protein; amino-acid sequence: MPDEIVTPDDRRFRDVFGHFATGVTIITAMDGDEPVGMAANSFTSLSLDPPLVLFCVAHSSTTWPRIEQARKFAVNILGEEHEELSRLFAQRGADRFGVTPWHRGVSGSPVLDEAIAYMDCEFEAEYPGGDHKIIVGSVLDLDMREDARPLLFFRGTYLRIGDP
- a CDS encoding ECF transporter S component; translation: MITRHARPLLVYVLMVVLGAAAFLYPFWLPATAFSSQAHSGDAPLVAALVGALVIVAVALEVRRGTMNGATVAILGMLSACAGLLRLLDLPGGGSGIFFLIVLAGAAFGPRFGLLLGLCSMTVSAVITGGIGPWLPFQMLALAWMGGLAGLVGLWTARLRPRAEVLALAAYGWIWGFVYGAIMNLWFWPFARGGALDWHPGLGFTETLHRYWSFYVATSLGWDAAAAITNALLILITGAALLRTLRRFAHRLEPAVVFEPASLESV
- a CDS encoding ATP-binding cassette domain-containing protein, with the translated sequence MSAISMRGVSYAYPDTPGAALAHADLDVEPGELLLVVGTSGSGKSTLLRCVNGLVPHSSGGRFAGEVVVFGRSTRSHHPRELADVVGFVAQDPESQFVVDHVERDVAFVLENLGFAPEAMRRRVEETLDALGIAHLRDRDPSTLSGGEQQRCVIAGALAAAPSALVLDEPTSQLDPQGADDVLGALTRLNADLGTTVLLAEHRLERAAPLADRTVIVEGGSVGTPGAPGVVLADYPGAPSVTRLGRVLGWDPPPLTVRDARGWAARMPVELPDPVEPSTSAPGELLLSARGLRAELGGRMVLRDVTVDLHRGDVVALLGRNGSGKSTLLRVLAGLLDPAGGRVTLADGARAAYVPQNPNALLFEPTVRREIEETLRLLGTHDHGDVDRWLDALGLHDLASRHPRSLSGGERQRIAIAAVAVGGAPVLLLDEPTRGMDASSRAALDRAVGLHARGGGAVVLATHDVELAARCATRAVVLGDGDVVAEGNARHVLAGSLFAPQVLRVLPPFLTVEEVEREVATPRTEQ